From a single Pseudalkalibacillus hwajinpoensis genomic region:
- the bshC gene encoding bacillithiol biosynthesis cysteine-adding enzyme BshC → MKLTETFLPGANVIATDYIAEKKTISAFFDYTYQHEESYDQRYQELMERHHDRLSLTRHLDTFNAKFGADDRAMDNIKRLNRVEAVTVVAGQQAGILTGPLYTINKALSVIKLAEEKEKALGIPVIPVFWIAGEDHDFHEVNHIFTYESKREKKEAVPQKQLRKQALSDISIDREALNAWTRDMLHRFGETSFTKDLQQWLEDVTAKSETFVDHFCYMMTKLFSKHGLVLVDSGNPDFRELQVEAFKKMIDHNEEINEAVLKQAAHLSEDGYPISVDLDEFQANLFAKVKGERILLERSEGGFKGKTTDTVFTKEELYKLAQDHPEELSNNVVTRPIMQEAIFPVLAFVAGPGELAYWALLKPAFRAFDFRMPVIVPRLTFTFVERHIQKHIADLSLSIEDVLNSGVRPFKDTYVSNLDDVGIGGSFKEAKEKVEAIHQELRNLTELVDRGLMKYAEKNGRFLQRQLDLLQNKLYSSIEYKHENELAKFDEIGLALKPEGAPQERKWNAVYYLNWHGPDFVDRLMNLELSFNERHKIVHL, encoded by the coding sequence ATGAAACTCACAGAAACTTTCCTTCCAGGAGCAAATGTAATTGCAACAGATTACATCGCTGAGAAGAAAACCATCTCGGCTTTTTTTGATTATACATATCAACACGAAGAATCATATGATCAGCGGTATCAGGAGTTGATGGAACGTCATCATGATCGGCTGTCATTAACGAGACACCTTGACACATTCAATGCAAAATTTGGTGCGGATGACCGGGCGATGGACAACATAAAACGTTTAAATCGCGTCGAGGCTGTAACAGTCGTAGCCGGACAGCAGGCCGGAATCCTAACGGGACCGCTTTATACAATTAACAAAGCGCTCTCCGTTATTAAACTTGCCGAGGAGAAAGAAAAGGCGCTTGGCATCCCTGTAATACCTGTGTTTTGGATTGCGGGTGAAGATCATGATTTTCATGAAGTGAATCACATTTTTACGTATGAATCGAAGCGTGAGAAAAAAGAAGCGGTCCCGCAGAAGCAATTAAGAAAGCAAGCTTTATCTGATATTTCCATTGATCGAGAGGCGCTTAATGCCTGGACGCGCGACATGCTGCATCGATTTGGGGAAACGTCTTTCACAAAGGATCTTCAACAATGGCTTGAAGACGTGACGGCAAAATCAGAAACGTTTGTAGATCATTTTTGTTACATGATGACAAAGCTGTTCTCTAAACACGGTCTGGTGCTTGTCGATTCAGGAAACCCTGATTTCCGAGAGCTTCAGGTCGAGGCGTTCAAAAAAATGATTGACCACAATGAAGAAATTAATGAAGCGGTACTGAAGCAGGCAGCACATCTTAGTGAAGATGGGTATCCAATTAGTGTAGATCTGGATGAATTTCAGGCTAATTTGTTTGCTAAAGTAAAAGGAGAACGAATTCTTCTAGAAAGAAGTGAAGGTGGATTTAAAGGAAAAACGACCGATACTGTATTCACGAAAGAGGAGCTTTACAAGCTTGCACAGGATCATCCAGAGGAATTAAGTAATAATGTCGTGACCCGCCCCATTATGCAGGAGGCCATTTTTCCTGTACTTGCTTTTGTTGCAGGTCCAGGTGAATTGGCTTACTGGGCATTGCTAAAACCCGCTTTTCGTGCATTCGATTTCAGAATGCCAGTGATCGTCCCGCGGTTAACCTTCACGTTTGTTGAGCGTCATATTCAAAAGCACATAGCAGATTTATCCCTTTCAATTGAAGATGTATTGAATTCAGGTGTTCGGCCTTTTAAAGATACTTATGTAAGCAATCTTGACGACGTGGGGATTGGTGGGTCATTTAAAGAAGCAAAAGAAAAAGTAGAAGCCATTCATCAGGAGCTTCGTAATTTGACAGAGCTTGTAGATAGGGGGCTCATGAAGTACGCCGAGAAAAATGGTCGCTTTCTTCAGAGGCAGCTCGATCTTCTCCAGAATAAACTTTATAGTTCGATTGAGTACAAGCACGAGAACGAACTTGCCAAATTTGATGAAATTGGACTTGCTTTAAAACCAGAGGGTGCTCCTCAGGAACGTAAATGGAATGCCGTCTATTATCTCAACTGGCATGGTCCTGATTTTGTGGACCGTTTAATGAATCTCGAGCTTTCTTTTAATGAAAGGCACAAAATTGTTCATTTGTAA